Proteins encoded together in one Betaproteobacteria bacterium window:
- a CDS encoding cyclase family protein has product MKSNRVLAPVAAAVAMILTSGWAAAVEPEQVPSRAAKRIPRRRGPQATSRAWPTRSALAPGCAALCIRNPRRARTSFSYLRSNTMPKSPFSGPYNQKYKPTGGIPFSAHAFNGEELEAGAEPAAQATQMDAIGHFAFLPEPWKMQPPFPSDTATYYGGFKQSEVKPTPDSPLLKLGIEKAPPLITSAILLDAKTHVGGGKPLEAGRGVTAKDIEDMLAVQGLSGRGILPGDVVYIRTGWGDNWQDPDVDKVYYSKAPGLAYDAAKYLGDKRIVAIGLDTPFIDPVPEGMMQARPRPPKAPARPAPSPSTTTCSPRWASTTSNTPTSRPSPTTRCGRPAR; this is encoded by the coding sequence ATGAAAAGCAATCGAGTGCTGGCACCGGTGGCCGCGGCCGTCGCGATGATCCTCACGAGCGGATGGGCTGCCGCCGTGGAACCGGAACAGGTCCCGAGCCGCGCCGCCAAGCGCATCCCTCGCCGCCGTGGTCCGCAGGCGACGAGCAGGGCATGGCCAACCAGATCGGCGCTGGCACCTGGATGCGCTGCGCTTTGCATTCGCAACCCAAGGCGCGCTCGTACGAGCTTTTCGTACCTGCGCTCCAACACCATGCCCAAGTCGCCCTTCAGCGGCCCGTACAACCAGAAGTACAAGCCCACCGGCGGCATCCCGTTCAGCGCCCACGCGTTCAACGGCGAAGAACTCGAAGCCGGCGCGGAGCCGGCCGCCCAGGCCACGCAGATGGACGCCATCGGCCACTTCGCCTTCCTGCCCGAACCGTGGAAGATGCAGCCACCCTTCCCCTCAGACACCGCCACCTACTACGGCGGCTTCAAGCAGTCCGAAGTAAAGCCCACGCCCGACTCGCCGCTGCTCAAGCTGGGCATCGAGAAGGCCCCGCCACTCATCACCTCCGCCATCCTGCTCGACGCCAAGACCCACGTCGGCGGCGGCAAACCGCTAGAGGCCGGCCGCGGCGTGACGGCCAAGGACATCGAAGACATGCTGGCCGTGCAAGGCCTGAGCGGCCGCGGCATCCTGCCCGGCGACGTCGTCTACATCCGCACCGGCTGGGGCGACAACTGGCAGGATCCGGACGTCGACAAGGTCTACTACTCCAAGGCGCCCGGCCTCGCCTACGACGCCGCGAAGTACCTGGGCGACAAGCGCATCGTCGCCATCGGCCTCGACACGCCCTTCATCGACCCGGTGCCCGAAGGCATGATGCAAGCAAGGCCCCGCCCGCCAAAGGCACCCGCCCGGCCTGCCCCTTCGCCGTCCACCACCACATGCTCACCCAGATGGGCATCCACCACATCGAACACGCCAACCTCGCGGCCATCGCCAACGACAAGGTGTGGACGTCCTGCACGATGA